Below is a window of Rhodamnia argentea isolate NSW1041297 chromosome 11, ASM2092103v1, whole genome shotgun sequence DNA.
TCTGGCGGAAGGAAGCCGAGATGGTCAGCTGCTTTGACGACCCAGATGCCGATCGCTGGGAGTATCATGTACCGAACAGATATTACGCCAAGGATGACCGAGGGTCTGATTCTCGAAGAGCGCAGGCCTGTATGAACGGGATCCAAGCAATGTAAGTGCagacgattttttttattgtcttttgATTGGCTCTTCAAATGGCATTTGACAGTTTTGAAAGCTCTTTCTTACCTTGAGTGAGGTTGCCTCCAAGTATGagggtaatgcaaggtatagtTCCATCACTGCATGATTGACAGCCATTAGGAAACTCGAAAACACAAGGAAGAGTTCAAATTTGAGTCATAACTTGACCTTCCCTACTATTTATTGGAGTCATCCAGTCCTGGTTACTTCAAATCAATGGTGGTGTATGCAAAAAAGAGATGCCACTTACCCCAGTAATTTGATGGAATCTTGGATCACTCGGAGCGGGGCGCTGTTGCCTATAATGAGCTTCCTCAGCCACGGAACAGCCCCGAAGATGAATCCCAATATCTGAGAGCATATGCAACAGATTAGTGCATTGCTCACTTTTACTGGAAAGATGAATCGTATCTGACCAATTAAAATGTACAGAGATACTCACAGCACCGAGGGTTGGAGGCGCAAGCAACTCCTCCAAGATCGAGTGAAGAACTCCTACCAATTTACCCCAGAGGGTCACTGATTCTTTGTTGGACTCGCTGCTTGATTCTTGAGATATGTCCTGCAATGTGGCGTTTGAATGGGCGATTCATCATCTCGTGAAAGGTTAGCGTTGAATAGGCTTCATGATATTCGATACTATGGTTTTAGGTTCATGAGAGGAAGACTTACAGCTTGGTCTTCCACATCTTCAACAGATTTTGTGGACTGCACACTTATTGCTACTGGCTCTCGATCTTCTCCTATGAGCAGGTGTGTGCTCCCATTAGAGTCGAAGTCCTTATTGGGCTGCTTTGCGAAATCGTCCGCTGGTTGAAGCTCTTTGTATTTCACCGATGAAGATCGTATCAATTGGTAAGTGTAAGTCCAAATGAAGAAACCTCCAAGCTGCGTGGAATCAGAAACATAGATCAGTGCTGGATTCAGAGAACAAGAAACAGAGGGCATGCCATATTTTATGCACCCAATAAAACAGCCATACTATCCTGCTGATCTTGAAACAGAGTTTGGGAAACAGATCGTCGATGGCTTCATAGAACCAAATGTCAAATTTGGAGGAAATTTACAAGGTGATACTTTTTAACTCTTTTCCTTTGCATTTCATGAGTTGTTTCAAACTTAATCACATATCGGGTAATGGGACATGTGAGGCTTCATTACCGCCATGGAGAACGACGCATAGGAGAGTCCGACGGAGATGCAGGCACTCTTATCCCCGAAGGGACTGTTGTCTTCATTACAGATTGCCGGCACAATTATCAGCAGAAGATTTCCCAGGTTTCCTTTCAGGTGGCAGACAAAACTGTTATCAGACTTCAGAGCTCACATTTCTATTCACAAAGATGAGTTCGGGAAAATCAATTACCTGATGCACATGTAGCAATCACCAGGCCCTCTAGATATGGCTTGGGCTTGAGCAATTTCACGACTACCCATCCAAGCATCCCTCCGAACAAGAAGGTGATGGCAATGTTCACTGGCATGAACCACCTTCATATCCAAGGTCAAAGCCGTCAGTTATCTCAGGTGAAGAAACAGAGTTCATAATGCTCTGAGCAAAGGAGCTAAAAACCATAAACTTTTCAAGCATAACAGACTCAAACTAACTATGGCGGAGCACGGCAAGTCTTTCAGCAGTGCAACTTAGAAAAACATGAAAGTTCATATCGTCTGCTGACTGCTGTATAATTATATCTTTCCACCTAAAGCGAATGCAGACATCAAATACCACCAGAAGGAAGCAAATAGCTGAAAAAATTTTCCCTACCAAGAGATAATGTCTTGGAAAGTGACGGTCCTCGCCAGACTGGCAAACATCAGAGATGGAGTGAACACCATGAACACCATCTGCATCAGATAAAGTTCTCTCTTCACTGAGGTATGCATCCCATAGAAGCTCAAGTGTTCAAATTTCCCCACTTTCAAGAGGCAAAACAACACTTCTTTTAATACTTTGAAACATACTTTACCTTGTTCAAGGACTTCCTTGCATCTGCAGTGAGAAGACTGCAATATTCAGTTGCCATGAAAGCTCCCAACACACTGATCAGCAGAACTTGCACCATTGGCATTGATGCCACCTCAAACAGTGTCCAAaaacccatcttcttcttcttcttcttcttcttcttcttcttctcaaggCAAAGATGTACCCACAAGTACGCCTGTCCTTTTAGCTTTGTGTTTTGGCTCTAGGCTTGCTTGCTTAATGCAGCAAAATCCTAGTCCTGGCCCTCCAGTATATGAGCTTGAGCCTCTTGTTCGTTCGCGTAGCTACTAAGCCAGTCTCTAATAAAACAGAAGGAAAATCCTGGGGAAAGAGCAACAAAGGAGAGAGATGAGGGATTATCCCCTGAGACAAGATTCAAACACATCACCAAACAGTGAATTCCCAGACCACATTAAGGAATGACATAGCCCAAAGAAAGAAGACGATTGTGTGGAGCAAGAGTTACATCCAACGGTCATAACTTTGGGAGGAAGGAACCATGAAGGTACCCCCTGTTTTGTCTGATGTTCGAGTACTGTTGTCACATGTACAGAAGACAACCCTAGAGTTTCTAGTGCTACTCACATACGGATTTGCTCTTGGCATTTCAAATTCAGATCCATCTGCTTTTGCTTTCAGATAAATTTTTGCGCaacgaaaataaaattaaaaaaaaaaaagagaggaaaaactcAAAGCATATGAATGTGACACAATGGACCATCCAATATCATCAAGTTGCTCTTTCTCTTAAATCACATCGTTCAATTCGCATCCGATTAACCCCGATCCACTACATAATCTGTCCTCTCCCGAGTTTTTTGAATCGTCGACATCAGAGGACGACTTGCGCCCTAATCCAGCTCGGAAGAGATGAAACAGGAGATACCAAATTACCAAACTTACTCGGATAAAGTCTTATCAAATAACAGTTTACCGTCCTAACTTTCGAAACCCAATTAACTTTCGATCCGACAACATGCCCATCAGCCATCATATCAAAGCTATATCACCACTTTCGAAACCCTTGGATTAGGTTCATCGAACCATCGGTTTCATGGATGGTCATCGCCATGTTTACATCGCTAATTATTCCGAATTTGGCATGGAGTGTTCGTATCGTATGATAACAAAGAGCGTGGTGGTCTTATTCTTGTGCGTTATGTGAATTATTAAAGTCATTAGCGGACCCGATGCGCCGCCATCTCATGTAATGCCAGCTTTGAATCTAGTCACACGTGGGACCCATCGGAGGATGACTATACTAAAGAGGCTTGGAATACGAACGATGTGATGCAAAATCAGGGCATGGAATTTTGCTAACAAAAATGTGCACGAACAAACTTAGATGGCGGGTCCGTAGCTATACCAAAAAAcccatttattttcatttaaatgAGCGATCGGTCTAGCATCGAATCTCGAGATTAACACGATTTGACGGTTCAAGAACGCTCTCTCCATCGAGGGTGATAGCGGGTAGCAGAACGATAAAATCTCGAGGCGGGTTGGTCGTGGGGGCCGCTAGATGGTGCTCAAAATTTCGACGGGCTACGAAAATTATCCCATCGAACTTTTCTCTCGCCTCCTTAACTGTCTCGATCCCGCTCCGCCATTGGTCGTACCATAATGAAACGATGGTTTACAGATTGCGGGGTCGGGAACACGAATGATCATGTTGTAGGATTGGCCTTAATCGATTCGAACCTTCGCGTACTG
It encodes the following:
- the LOC115736299 gene encoding protein PIN-LIKES 7, whose product is MGFWTLFEVASMPMVQVLLISVLGAFMATEYCSLLTADARKSLNKMVFMVFTPSLMFASLARTVTFQDIISWWFMPVNIAITFLFGGMLGWVVVKLLKPKPYLEGLVIATCASGNLGNLLLIIVPAICNEDNSPFGDKSACISVGLSYASFSMALGGFFIWTYTYQLIRSSSVKYKELQPADDFAKQPNKDFDSNGSTHLLIGEDREPVAISVQSTKSVEDVEDQADISQESSSESNKESVTLWGKLVGVLHSILEELLAPPTLGAILGFIFGAVPWLRKLIIGNSAPLRVIQDSIKLLGDGTIPCITLILGGNLTQGLRSSRIRPSVILGVISVRYMILPAIGIWVVKAADHLGFLPPDPLYHYVLMIQFTLPPAMNIGTMTQLFNVGQEECSVLFLWTYLVAALALTFWSTVYMWILS